A genome region from Gadus macrocephalus chromosome 15, ASM3116895v1 includes the following:
- the vip gene encoding VIP peptides: MLHTTGPSLLLLLALCAGGWSQGAWSRTVDLPPSSIRQSRHADGLFTSGYSKLLGQMSARRYLETLMGKRLSDEGFVGEAAKRHTDAIFTDNYSRFRKQMAVKKYLTAVLTGKRSLEDSTAFQENFEDMDHLINRYQLPL, from the exons ATGCTGCACACCACCGGTccgtcgctgctgctgctgctcgcgCTGTGTGCGGGGGGGTGGTCCCAGGGGGCGTGGTCCCGCACCGTGGatctgcccccctcctccataaG GCAGAGCCGGCACGCAGACGGCCTGTTCACCAGCGGCTACAGCAAGCTGCTGGGCCAGATGTCAGCTCGCAGGTACCTGGAGACCCTGATGGGCAAGCGGCTCAG TGATGAGGGTTTTGTGGGCGAGGCGGCCAAGCGCCACACTGACGCCATCTTTACTGACAACTACAGCCGCTTCAGGAAGCAGATGGCTGTGAAGAAGTACCTGACTGCCGTCCTCACAGGGAAGAGGAG TCTGGAAGACTCAACGGCCTTCCAAGAAAACTTTGAGGACATGGATCACCTGATCAACCGCTATCagctg